Proteins encoded in a region of the Myxococcales bacterium genome:
- a CDS encoding beta-ketoacyl-[acyl-carrier-protein] synthase family protein, whose protein sequence is MSKRRRIAITGMSINTPLADELEPFLAALLSGRSAITKWKQLDTSRIYNKVGADLSDYSIANKLAKLETSLPPDVFKRLRKLTSKAPWSTKLSMLLAADAYVDAGLATSGIDPTRLAAIIAGHNINFNYQYENRLTFADEPDFMDSLLALTGLDTDHAGSVSEVLDVRGPIYTVGAACASGNTALRLAVDEVRYHGVDAALVVGAVLDFSPVELHAMSLMGAITYQSFNEEPERASRPFDVRREGFVPAHGGGVMVIEEWEAAKRRGAKIYAELLGVEANSDANHLPVPSEEGQSRLMARLLEECDLRPEQIDYISAHATSTPLGDLTEIRSIKRVFGEHAKHLKLNATKSMLGHTCWAAPVVETIAAILQMNAGTLHPSINVDDLDPEIDLDICRGAAVTADVRHVMKNSFGFGGINSVSILRRVDPSERGGRSS, encoded by the coding sequence GTGTCGAAGCGTAGGCGAATCGCGATTACGGGAATGTCGATCAACACGCCGCTGGCCGACGAGCTCGAGCCGTTCCTTGCGGCGCTCCTCAGCGGGCGCTCGGCCATCACCAAGTGGAAGCAGCTCGACACGAGCCGCATCTACAACAAGGTGGGCGCCGACCTCAGCGACTACTCCATAGCGAACAAGCTCGCGAAGCTCGAGACCAGCCTGCCGCCTGACGTGTTCAAGCGACTCCGCAAGCTCACGTCGAAGGCGCCGTGGTCGACCAAGCTGTCCATGCTGCTCGCCGCCGACGCCTACGTCGACGCGGGCCTCGCCACGTCGGGCATCGACCCCACGCGCCTCGCGGCGATCATCGCCGGCCACAACATCAACTTCAACTATCAATACGAGAACCGGCTCACCTTCGCCGACGAGCCCGACTTCATGGACTCGCTCTTGGCTCTCACGGGCCTCGACACCGACCACGCGGGCTCGGTGTCGGAGGTGCTCGACGTCCGGGGGCCCATTTACACGGTGGGCGCGGCGTGCGCGAGCGGCAACACGGCGCTCCGCCTCGCGGTAGACGAGGTGCGGTATCACGGGGTCGACGCGGCCCTCGTCGTCGGCGCGGTGCTCGACTTCTCGCCGGTCGAGCTCCACGCGATGTCGCTGATGGGCGCCATCACCTACCAGAGCTTCAACGAGGAGCCCGAGCGCGCGAGCCGCCCGTTCGACGTGCGACGCGAGGGCTTCGTCCCCGCGCACGGCGGCGGCGTGATGGTGATCGAGGAGTGGGAGGCGGCCAAGCGCCGCGGCGCGAAGATCTACGCGGAGCTCCTGGGCGTCGAGGCGAACTCGGACGCCAATCACCTGCCCGTCCCTTCGGAGGAGGGGCAATCGCGGCTCATGGCGAGGCTCCTCGAGGAGTGCGATCTGAGGCCCGAGCAAATCGACTACATCAGCGCGCACGCGACCTCGACGCCGCTCGGCGACCTCACGGAGATCCGTTCCATCAAGCGGGTCTTCGGCGAACACGCGAAGCACCTGAAGCTGAACGCGACCAAGTCGATGTTGGGGCACACCTGCTGGGCGGCGCCCGTCGTCGAGACCATCGCCGCCATTCTACAGATGAACGCCGGCACTCTGCATCCGTCGATCAACGTCGACGACCTCGATCCCGAGATCGACCTCGACATCTGCCGCGGCGCGGCGGTCACCGCCGACGTGCGGCACGTCATGAAGAACTCGTTCGGGTTCGGCGGGATAAACTCGGTGAGCATCCTCCGGCGGGTGGATCCCAGCGAGCGGGGCGGGAGGAGCTCGTGA
- a CDS encoding hydroxymethylglutaryl-CoA synthase family protein codes for MSDSTRPRVGIEKLRVYPTTLALSMADLCAARGHDLANIRDVMLIDERSVNPPWEDPVTMAVNAAMPLLTAEDRAEIELLIVASESGVDQEKPMSTWVQRYLGLGSQCRNFEVKHACYGGTGALQIAAGYLASGAARPGGKALIITTDQSRMHLGAPWEFVMGAGATAMVVSREPRFFELELGKSGVYTNEVSDLTRPTSRVETGNSETSLLSYLEALEHALEAYLDRVGEPIGYDYFVKNIYHTPFGGMTYRATRAALRQFGGPSKAEAQALWERKTLPSLVHLRRMGGTYASSTFIAMLGLLDETPSLRPGDRLGVYSYGSGSCGEFYSGVVGRDAHGVAAAANLRGALDARRRISVREYEEAERERTCFIDSGDFETSTDGCAGAYRDLYRGAGRLVFLGVRDHYRRYGWS; via the coding sequence ATGAGCGACTCCACACGACCCCGCGTGGGCATCGAGAAGCTCCGCGTTTATCCCACGACCCTTGCTCTCTCGATGGCCGACCTGTGCGCCGCCCGTGGGCACGACCTCGCCAACATTCGCGACGTCATGCTGATCGACGAGCGCTCGGTGAACCCGCCGTGGGAGGACCCGGTGACCATGGCCGTGAACGCGGCGATGCCGCTGCTCACGGCCGAGGACCGCGCGGAGATCGAGCTGCTCATCGTCGCGAGCGAGAGCGGCGTCGACCAGGAGAAGCCCATGAGCACCTGGGTGCAGCGTTACCTCGGCCTCGGCTCGCAGTGCCGAAACTTCGAGGTGAAGCACGCGTGCTACGGGGGAACCGGCGCACTCCAGATCGCGGCGGGCTACCTCGCCTCAGGCGCGGCGCGCCCCGGCGGCAAGGCCCTGATCATCACCACCGACCAGAGCCGCATGCACCTCGGCGCGCCATGGGAGTTCGTCATGGGCGCCGGGGCCACCGCCATGGTGGTCTCGCGCGAGCCGCGGTTCTTCGAGCTCGAGCTCGGCAAGAGCGGGGTCTACACGAACGAGGTGTCCGACCTCACGCGGCCCACGTCGAGGGTGGAGACCGGCAACAGCGAGACCAGCCTGCTCTCCTATCTGGAGGCGCTCGAGCACGCGCTCGAGGCCTATCTCGATCGCGTCGGCGAGCCCATCGGCTACGACTACTTCGTAAAGAACATTTATCATACGCCGTTCGGCGGAATGACCTACCGCGCGACCCGGGCCGCGCTCCGGCAGTTCGGGGGCCCGTCCAAAGCGGAGGCCCAGGCCCTCTGGGAGCGCAAGACGCTGCCGTCGCTCGTGCACCTGCGCCGCATGGGCGGCACGTACGCGTCGAGCACCTTCATCGCGATGCTGGGGCTCCTCGACGAGACGCCGTCGCTCCGGCCGGGCGACAGGCTCGGGGTGTACTCGTACGGGTCTGGGTCGTGCGGGGAGTTCTACAGCGGCGTCGTGGGGCGCGACGCGCACGGGGTGGCGGCCGCCGCGAACCTGCGTGGCGCGCTGGACGCGCGGCGGCGAATCTCGGTGCGCGAGTACGAGGAGGCCGAGCGCGAGCGCACGTGCTTCATCGACAGCGGCGACTTCGAGACCAGCACCGACGGCTGCGCGGGCGCGTACCGCGATCTCTATCGTGGCGCCGGTCGGCTCGTGTTCCTCGGCGTGCGCGACCACTACCGCCGCTACGGGTGGAGCTGA
- a CDS encoding beta-hydroxyacyl-ACP dehydratase — translation MDPSDLATLTRTGKRRPLWTPGPATLELALEGAAVHRLLPHRDPFLFVERITAVDLEQRAIRGTRRVDPADPLFAGHFPGAPIYPGVLQLETIGQLAICLAAMLEHGGPTPPPGVAPPDVRALKIHTALFPEAVRPGDVLSILATMVEHDEFGAICAGQLLRGDAVTAFAVMEVHRVEA, via the coding sequence GTGGATCCCTCTGACCTCGCTACGCTCACGCGCACTGGAAAGAGGCGGCCTCTGTGGACGCCCGGCCCGGCCACCCTCGAGCTCGCGCTCGAAGGCGCCGCTGTGCATCGCCTCCTTCCACACCGCGACCCCTTCCTCTTCGTCGAACGGATCACCGCCGTCGACCTTGAGCAGCGCGCGATCCGGGGGACTCGACGGGTCGACCCTGCCGATCCGCTGTTCGCGGGTCACTTCCCCGGGGCGCCGATCTATCCCGGGGTGCTGCAGCTCGAGACGATAGGCCAGCTGGCCATCTGCCTCGCGGCCATGCTCGAGCACGGCGGGCCCACGCCACCCCCGGGCGTCGCGCCGCCCGACGTACGCGCGCTGAAGATCCACACGGCGCTCTTCCCCGAGGCCGTGCGGCCAGGCGACGTGCTCAGCATCCTCGCCACGATGGTCGAACACGACGAGTTTGGCGCGATCTGCGCGGGACAACTGCTGAGAGGCGACGCCGTGACCGCGTTCGCCGTGATGGAGGTGCATCGTGTCGAAGCGTAG
- a CDS encoding SDR family oxidoreductase, translating into MMNDLRGKAVVITGGTMGIGLATGIAFARRGAAVTLTHKWGSADEDAVFAKFREADAPPPNIVCADVARDEDTIALLQDLRARHDRVEAFISNVSVALVVKGLADYEKRSLFTSIDYSAWPMFAYAKHMKDIFGRYPRYIVGLSSGGPDAFYKNYDFVAASKSAMETLGRYMSYRLFDQDVRVNVVRSRLVRTESLRATFGRDFEEFAERFNMQRQFISCEEVADSILALCSGMLDGMSGQVLMVDRGTSFFDNLMRIYEERESLSLGETVKSKGTSP; encoded by the coding sequence ATGATGAATGATCTCCGCGGCAAAGCCGTCGTGATCACGGGCGGTACCATGGGAATCGGGCTGGCGACGGGCATCGCCTTCGCCCGTCGCGGCGCGGCGGTGACGCTCACCCACAAGTGGGGAAGCGCCGACGAAGACGCTGTGTTTGCAAAGTTTCGCGAGGCCGACGCGCCCCCGCCCAACATCGTGTGCGCCGACGTCGCCCGCGACGAAGATACGATAGCGCTGCTCCAAGACCTGAGGGCGCGCCACGATCGCGTGGAGGCGTTCATCTCCAACGTGAGCGTCGCGCTCGTGGTGAAGGGCCTCGCCGACTACGAGAAGCGCTCGCTCTTTACCAGCATCGACTACAGCGCATGGCCGATGTTCGCGTACGCCAAGCACATGAAGGACATCTTCGGCAGATATCCACGCTACATCGTGGGCCTCTCGAGCGGCGGGCCGGACGCCTTCTACAAGAACTACGACTTCGTCGCGGCGTCCAAGTCGGCCATGGAAACGCTTGGTCGCTACATGAGCTATCGGCTCTTCGACCAGGACGTTCGGGTGAACGTGGTGCGTTCGCGCCTGGTCCGTACGGAGTCGCTGCGCGCCACCTTCGGGCGCGACTTCGAGGAGTTCGCGGAGCGCTTCAACATGCAGCGCCAGTTCATCTCGTGCGAAGAGGTCGCCGACTCCATCCTCGCGCTCTGTAGCGGCATGCTCGACGGGATGAGCGGACAGGTGCTGATGGTCGATCGAGGAACCTCGTTCTTCGACAACCTGATGCGCATCTACGAGGAGCGCGAGAGTCTCAGTTTGGGTGAAACCGTGAAGTCGAAAGGAACATCTCCATGA
- a CDS encoding polymer-forming cytoskeletal protein, with translation MASTVIGAGITIEGEISADEGIVVQGTVRGKLQVRDGLAVEAGAVVEADVNAGPIRVAGQVTGNLTSSDRVDLENGARVVGNVKATRITIADGAQFKGNVDMDV, from the coding sequence ATGGCAAGCACAGTGATCGGCGCAGGCATCACGATCGAAGGCGAAATCTCGGCCGACGAGGGCATCGTCGTACAGGGCACCGTCCGCGGGAAGCTCCAGGTCCGCGACGGCCTCGCCGTCGAGGCGGGCGCCGTGGTCGAGGCCGACGTGAACGCGGGCCCCATCCGCGTCGCGGGGCAAGTCACCGGGAACCTCACCTCCAGCGACCGCGTCGACCTCGAGAACGGGGCGCGCGTCGTCGGAAACGTGAAGGCTACACGCATCACCATCGCCGACGGCGCCCAGTTCAAGGGCAACGTCGACATGGACGTCTGA
- a CDS encoding ACP S-malonyltransferase, with amino-acid sequence MTTPIFMFPGQSSRYPELLSRLRGSAPDELAATLGEASSALGRDLEVHYRADNAAMFVTNRDVQVGVFLANHVHLLALERRGVRAPLSLGLSLGEYNHLVHVGALGFVEALQLVDARGTLYDAGPRGEMLSVFPLPLAELEEVVARAREHGVVEISGYNSPSQHVLAGEPAALAAASDIVREQLGGECVTIERHLPMHSSLFEPVGAALAPLLQAARWRAPRLPYLPNVLGAIEPAPTPARLVELLTLHVYRPVLWRASIEAALRRYPDATFVEVGPRAVLHNLLTKRWVSAKRLRTDLDTPDHYDALAKELCGSL; translated from the coding sequence ATGACCACCCCCATCTTCATGTTCCCCGGCCAGAGCTCTCGCTATCCGGAGCTGCTCTCGCGGCTCCGCGGCTCCGCGCCCGACGAGCTCGCGGCGACCCTGGGTGAGGCCTCGAGCGCGCTCGGGCGCGACCTCGAAGTGCACTATCGCGCCGACAACGCGGCCATGTTCGTGACCAATCGCGACGTGCAAGTGGGCGTGTTCTTGGCGAACCACGTCCACCTCCTCGCGCTCGAGCGCCGGGGAGTGCGCGCGCCGCTCTCCCTCGGGCTCAGCTTGGGTGAATACAACCACCTCGTGCACGTGGGGGCGCTGGGGTTCGTGGAGGCCCTCCAACTCGTGGACGCGCGCGGCACCCTGTACGACGCGGGCCCGCGCGGCGAGATGCTCTCCGTCTTCCCGCTGCCGCTCGCGGAGCTGGAGGAGGTCGTCGCGCGCGCCCGTGAGCACGGCGTCGTCGAGATCTCGGGGTACAACTCGCCGTCGCAGCACGTGCTCGCGGGCGAACCGGCCGCGCTGGCCGCCGCGAGCGACATCGTGCGGGAGCAGCTCGGCGGCGAGTGCGTCACGATCGAGCGACACCTGCCGATGCACTCGTCGCTCTTCGAGCCAGTCGGCGCCGCCCTCGCGCCGCTGCTCCAAGCGGCGCGGTGGCGCGCGCCCCGTCTCCCCTACCTGCCGAACGTGCTCGGCGCGATCGAGCCTGCACCTACGCCCGCGCGCCTGGTCGAGCTCCTGACGCTCCACGTGTATCGCCCCGTGCTCTGGCGCGCTTCGATCGAGGCGGCGCTGCGACGGTACCCCGACGCGACGTTCGTCGAGGTCGGGCCTCGCGCCGTGCTTCACAACCTGCTCACGAAGCGCTGGGTGTCCGCGAAGCGCCTCCGCACCGACCTGGACACCCCCGATCACTACGACGCGCTCGCGAAGGAGCTCTGTGGATCCCTCTGA
- a CDS encoding SDR family oxidoreductase produces MIFFVTGGSRGVGAAIVVEAARQGHDVAFTYNKNAAEAARVEAAVHDVAPTVRVRSYALDVRSAEAVERVGEAVLDDLGGVDVVVANAGVNLNGLAVSMSDEDWATVIDTNLTGTFYVCRQFLPAMMRKRFGRIVMVSSLGRTGVTGQAAYAASKAGLLGLSSTLAKEYGRKGITSNVVVPGFFDTDMTRGDMSESNKRFWLEYCPVGRMGRLPEIASVVLFLASTGASYVNGESIQITGGLDWAP; encoded by the coding sequence GTGATCTTCTTCGTCACCGGGGGGTCCCGGGGCGTAGGCGCGGCGATCGTGGTCGAGGCCGCAAGGCAGGGCCACGACGTGGCGTTCACCTACAACAAGAACGCGGCGGAGGCCGCGCGCGTCGAGGCCGCCGTGCACGACGTCGCGCCGACCGTGAGGGTGCGATCGTACGCCCTCGACGTGCGCAGCGCCGAGGCCGTCGAGCGGGTAGGGGAGGCGGTGCTCGACGACCTCGGCGGGGTAGACGTCGTGGTCGCGAACGCGGGGGTGAACCTCAACGGCCTCGCTGTGTCGATGTCCGACGAGGACTGGGCGACCGTGATCGACACGAACCTCACGGGCACCTTCTACGTGTGTCGCCAGTTCCTCCCCGCGATGATGCGAAAGCGCTTCGGGCGCATCGTCATGGTCTCGTCGCTCGGGCGCACGGGCGTGACGGGGCAAGCCGCCTACGCCGCGAGCAAGGCGGGCCTCCTCGGCCTGTCGTCGACCCTCGCGAAGGAGTACGGAAGAAAGGGCATCACGAGCAACGTGGTCGTTCCCGGCTTCTTCGACACCGACATGACCCGCGGCGACATGAGCGAGTCGAACAAGCGCTTCTGGCTCGAGTATTGCCCAGTCGGGCGCATGGGCCGACTCCCGGAGATCGCGAGCGTGGTGCTCTTTCTCGCGTCGACCGGGGCGAGCTACGTCAACGGCGAGTCCATCCAGATCACGGGCGGACTGGACTGGGCCCCATGA
- a CDS encoding peptidylprolyl isomerase, producing MVAATFPPISVPGAGQLYARFHTSMGAMVARLEEHRAPNTVKNFVGLATGTQEFVDPRDGQTKKGVPFYDGTIFHRVIPQFMIQGGDRLGRGTGNPGYRFADEFHPELKHVGSGVLSMANSGPSSNGSQFFICEVATPHLDGKHSVFGQVFINNALIAKITHSPTSRDKPLTDIRLDRVEIFRSETVPTA from the coding sequence ATGGTTGCAGCCACGTTCCCCCCCATCTCGGTCCCCGGCGCAGGGCAGCTCTACGCGCGCTTTCACACGTCGATGGGCGCGATGGTCGCCCGCCTCGAGGAGCACCGCGCCCCGAACACCGTGAAGAACTTCGTCGGGCTCGCCACGGGGACGCAGGAGTTCGTCGATCCGCGCGACGGCCAGACCAAGAAGGGCGTGCCCTTCTACGACGGCACCATCTTCCACCGCGTGATCCCGCAGTTCATGATCCAGGGCGGCGATCGCCTGGGCCGAGGCACCGGCAACCCCGGCTACCGCTTCGCCGACGAGTTTCACCCGGAGCTCAAGCACGTGGGCTCGGGCGTCCTTTCAATGGCGAACTCCGGACCGTCCTCCAACGGCTCCCAGTTCTTCATCTGCGAAGTCGCGACCCCCCACCTCGACGGCAAGCACTCCGTGTTCGGGCAGGTGTTCATCAACAACGCGCTCATCGCGAAGATCACCCACTCGCCCACGTCGCGCGACAAGCCGCTCACCGACATTCGCCTCGACCGCGTCGAGATCTTCCGCAGCGAGACCGTCCCCACCGCCTGA
- a CDS encoding polymer-forming cytoskeletal protein, which translates to MGTETTIAAGTIVRGSIEGNGDLVVAGHVEGEIALSGEVTIESGGLVGASVRAARILVRGAVRGDLTAADSVVLEEGARVVGDVRGARIAVGRGALVRGYVETGGQPAAAPAARREAVATRPAPRAAEAPARREPPPPPPARRAEAPLAPPAPPAPPPAPKREPAPMAAAPSLLAGMKREPPAPVVPALRKGAKAKKKSV; encoded by the coding sequence ATGGGCACCGAAACGACCATCGCCGCAGGCACGATTGTGCGCGGCAGCATCGAAGGCAACGGCGACCTGGTCGTCGCAGGGCACGTCGAGGGCGAGATCGCCCTGTCGGGCGAGGTCACCATCGAATCGGGCGGGCTCGTCGGCGCGAGCGTGCGGGCGGCCCGCATCCTCGTCCGCGGCGCCGTCCGCGGCGATCTCACCGCGGCCGACTCGGTCGTCCTAGAGGAGGGCGCGCGGGTCGTTGGCGACGTCCGGGGCGCGCGCATCGCCGTCGGCCGCGGGGCCCTCGTGCGCGGCTACGTCGAGACCGGCGGTCAGCCCGCGGCGGCCCCCGCGGCCCGTCGCGAGGCGGTCGCGACGCGCCCCGCGCCCCGCGCGGCCGAGGCCCCCGCCCGCCGTGAGCCGCCTCCCCCGCCACCCGCCCGCCGCGCCGAGGCGCCGCTCGCCCCGCCTGCGCCTCCCGCGCCGCCGCCGGCCCCCAAGCGCGAGCCCGCGCCGATGGCGGCGGCCCCGAGCCTTCTGGCCGGCATGAAGCGCGAGCCGCCAGCCCCGGTCGTGCCCGCGCTCCGCAAAGGCGCGAAGGCGAAGAAGAAGTCGGTCTGA
- a CDS encoding enoyl-CoA hydratase/isomerase family protein encodes MLLRVPLPPTLGARSFADLTRALAGVVDDVAREPEVRVVALVGTPGVFCRGMDLGEMVEAGAARASLAAFAEIVARLRRLGRPTLAVVDGDAVGGGVGLAAACDVVIASTRATFALPEALLGLLPGVVLPVLLERLSRQSARQLALAGASRDAAWALARGLADEVAEPADLERLVRRRARELRRVPTKGVVGVRRWLSELEDMRTDAGLAAGAELTASLIDEPVTRASVRAFLDEGVAPWQA; translated from the coding sequence ATGCTCCTCCGCGTTCCACTGCCGCCCACGCTTGGCGCGCGCTCGTTCGCCGACCTCACCCGCGCGCTCGCGGGCGTCGTCGACGACGTGGCTCGCGAGCCCGAGGTGCGCGTGGTCGCGCTCGTGGGCACTCCGGGCGTGTTCTGCCGCGGCATGGACCTCGGCGAGATGGTGGAGGCGGGCGCAGCGCGCGCGAGCCTCGCGGCGTTCGCCGAGATCGTGGCGCGGCTCCGCCGGCTGGGGCGGCCCACGCTCGCCGTCGTCGACGGCGACGCGGTGGGTGGCGGTGTTGGGCTCGCGGCAGCGTGCGACGTCGTCATCGCGTCGACGCGCGCGACCTTCGCGCTGCCCGAGGCGCTGCTTGGCCTGCTCCCTGGCGTCGTGCTCCCCGTTCTGCTCGAGCGGCTGAGTCGACAGTCGGCGCGGCAGCTCGCCCTCGCCGGCGCGAGCCGCGACGCGGCCTGGGCGCTCGCGCGCGGACTCGCCGACGAGGTGGCGGAGCCCGCGGACCTCGAGCGGCTCGTGCGGCGCCGCGCGCGCGAGCTCCGGCGTGTCCCCACGAAGGGCGTGGTCGGTGTGCGGCGCTGGCTCTCCGAGCTCGAGGACATGCGCACCGACGCGGGGCTCGCGGCCGGCGCGGAGCTCACCGCGTCGCTCATCGACGAGCCCGTCACGCGCGCCTCGGTGCGCGCGTTTCTCGACGAGGGGGTCGCGCCATGGCAGGCGTGA
- a CDS encoding acyl carrier protein, protein MKREHIMSVVLKHLADSVDGLAVEDIDPSRSMKDLGANSLDMVEVVSSSMRELRVKIPRSELSKLTNVDGLVDLLLRTVEEKGAREAAQP, encoded by the coding sequence ATGAAGCGCGAACACATCATGTCGGTCGTATTGAAGCACCTCGCGGACTCCGTCGACGGCCTCGCCGTCGAGGACATCGACCCCTCGCGGTCGATGAAGGACCTCGGGGCCAACAGCCTCGACATGGTCGAGGTGGTGTCGAGCTCCATGCGCGAGCTGCGGGTGAAGATCCCCCGCTCGGAGCTCTCGAAGCTCACGAACGTCGACGGGCTCGTCGACCTTCTCCTGCGCACGGTCGAGGAGAAGGGCGCCCGCGAGGCCGCGCAGCCGTGA
- a CDS encoding enoyl-CoA hydratase/isomerase family protein, producing MAGVIPRKPGVCFAPRDGGVGHVLMADATGKNEMTPEFVEDLVGALRDAAAWPELKALVLVGHDDVFSSGASLGMLRALVAGGVAPADILLAKAVLDVPVPVIAAMAGHAVGGGLALGLAADMPIIARESRYGATFMNMGFTPGMGMIRLLEHVVSPALAHELLYSGEARRGAAFEGRSGFTAILPRADVLAHADSLARRIAEKPRKALSLLKRTLTLPRRRAFEETHTLESLMHEVTFAAEETRTRIEANHDE from the coding sequence ATGGCAGGCGTGATCCCGCGGAAGCCTGGGGTGTGTTTCGCGCCGCGCGACGGCGGCGTGGGCCACGTGCTCATGGCCGACGCGACAGGCAAGAACGAAATGACCCCCGAGTTCGTGGAGGACCTGGTCGGCGCGCTGCGCGACGCGGCGGCCTGGCCCGAGCTCAAGGCCCTGGTGCTCGTGGGGCACGACGACGTGTTCTCCTCCGGCGCCAGCCTGGGCATGCTGCGGGCGCTCGTGGCGGGGGGCGTGGCGCCAGCCGACATTCTGCTCGCGAAGGCGGTGCTCGACGTGCCGGTGCCCGTCATCGCGGCGATGGCGGGGCACGCGGTCGGCGGAGGGCTCGCCCTCGGCCTCGCGGCCGACATGCCCATCATCGCGCGGGAGAGCCGCTACGGGGCGACCTTCATGAACATGGGCTTTACGCCCGGTATGGGCATGATCCGCCTACTTGAGCACGTGGTGTCGCCTGCGTTGGCCCACGAGCTGCTCTACTCGGGAGAGGCGCGCCGGGGCGCGGCGTTCGAGGGACGCAGCGGCTTCACCGCCATCCTCCCGCGCGCGGACGTGCTCGCCCACGCCGACTCGCTCGCGCGTCGGATCGCCGAGAAGCCGCGGAAGGCGCTGTCGCTCCTGAAGCGGACCCTCACTCTCCCGCGGCGGCGCGCCTTCGAGGAGACACACACGCTCGAGTCGCTGATGCACGAGGTGACCTTCGCCGCGGAAGAGACGCGGACCAGGATCGAGGCCAATCATGATGAATGA
- a CDS encoding SDR family oxidoreductase, which yields MIASYRGKAVIVTGGTAGIGLATALAFARQGASCVLTYRFGTADEDAVRARFREVGGPEPMFFQADAARDDDTDALLAAVRERHDRVEALIANASTSLVVRSFEDYDRRALLKSIEASAWPMVEYTRRIKKVFGWYPRYVVGMSSTGPDSFSAGYDFVATSKSVMETLCRYMNYRLFDEDIRINVLRSRSVKTDAFTSTFGAEFSSFAARFTRESHFLPAEEVGEAALALCSGLMDGVSGQILTVDRGTTFFDNLMRLYEEREELGL from the coding sequence GTGATCGCGAGCTACCGCGGCAAGGCGGTCATCGTCACCGGCGGCACGGCGGGCATCGGCCTCGCGACGGCGCTCGCCTTCGCCCGGCAGGGGGCGTCGTGCGTGCTGACGTACCGATTCGGCACGGCCGACGAGGACGCCGTCCGCGCCCGCTTCCGCGAGGTGGGCGGGCCGGAGCCCATGTTCTTCCAGGCCGACGCGGCGCGTGACGACGACACGGACGCCCTCCTCGCCGCGGTGAGGGAGCGCCACGATCGGGTCGAGGCGCTCATCGCGAACGCCTCGACGTCGCTCGTCGTGCGCAGCTTCGAGGACTACGATCGCCGGGCGCTGCTGAAGAGCATCGAGGCGAGCGCGTGGCCCATGGTCGAGTACACCCGCCGCATCAAGAAGGTGTTCGGGTGGTATCCGCGCTACGTGGTGGGTATGTCGTCTACCGGCCCCGACTCGTTCTCCGCGGGTTACGACTTCGTGGCGACCTCGAAGTCGGTGATGGAGACCCTCTGCCGATACATGAACTATCGGCTCTTCGACGAAGACATTCGGATCAACGTGCTCCGCTCGCGGAGCGTGAAGACCGACGCGTTCACCTCGACCTTCGGGGCGGAGTTCTCCTCGTTTGCGGCGCGCTTCACGCGCGAGTCGCATTTTCTCCCCGCGGAGGAGGTAGGCGAGGCGGCGCTGGCTTTGTGCAGCGGCCTGATGGACGGAGTGAGCGGTCAGATCCTCACCGTGGACCGGGGCACCACGTTCTTCGACAACCTCATGCGTCTCTACGAGGAGCGCGAAGAGCTAGGCCTCTGA